The following are encoded together in the Planctomycetota bacterium genome:
- a CDS encoding ABC transporter ATP-binding protein, with amino-acid sequence MTASESAVGLGVKVRAVAHAFDGAASIEHADFAVSPGGFLAIVGDSGGGKTTLLRLIGGLLGATSGTIEYVDGQGGRVSPGVRDISFCFQEGRLLPWRNVLDNVALPLELAGASASERRGAAREMLATMRLADAECKMPAQLSGGMRMRVAMARALVTHPKLLLLDEPFGALDEVTRLALDEELRRLWRQSGTTAILVTHSIQEAVSLAQMVVVMKGKPGRTLPPTPIRLSMTEGWRTSMEFVSLCQNVYQQMTRNCGEPVGGVR; translated from the coding sequence GTGACGGCGTCCGAATCTGCCGTCGGGCTCGGCGTCAAGGTTCGCGCGGTGGCACATGCCTTCGACGGCGCTGCGTCGATCGAGCATGCCGATTTTGCGGTGAGCCCAGGCGGGTTTCTGGCGATCGTCGGGGATTCCGGTGGAGGCAAGACCACGCTGCTGCGATTGATCGGCGGATTGCTCGGCGCCACCAGCGGCACCATCGAGTACGTCGACGGACAAGGCGGCCGCGTTTCGCCCGGGGTGCGCGACATCAGCTTCTGCTTCCAGGAAGGGCGGCTGCTGCCCTGGCGCAATGTGCTGGACAACGTGGCGCTGCCGCTGGAATTGGCAGGCGCTTCCGCTTCCGAGCGGCGAGGAGCCGCGCGGGAAATGCTGGCCACGATGCGATTGGCGGACGCGGAGTGCAAGATGCCGGCGCAACTCTCGGGCGGCATGCGCATGCGCGTCGCCATGGCCCGGGCGCTGGTTACTCACCCGAAGCTCCTGCTGTTGGACGAGCCCTTTGGCGCCCTCGACGAGGTCACCCGCCTGGCGCTGGACGAGGAGCTTCGCCGGCTCTGGCGTCAAAGCGGGACCACCGCGATTCTGGTGACGCACTCCATCCAGGAGGCAGTCTCGTTGGCGCAGATGGTCGTGGTGATGAAGGGCAAGCCGGGGCGGACACTGCCCCCGACGCCGATTCGACTTTCCATGACCGAGGGCTGGCGAACGTCGATGGAGTTCGTCTCCCTCTGCCAAAATGTCTACCAACAGATGACGCGGAACTGCGGCGAACCGGTTGGAGGCGTGCGATGA
- a CDS encoding type II secretion system GspH family protein, producing the protein MRTPRVRRFFSGFTLVELLVVIAVLAILIGLLVPSINGVMKSSRVTKSLSQIRSLELAHLAYAEANKGYLADARLPHGGGDQGIGESFVTTLQPYFEQTAAIKSPLDQSPNWSVADGGQGIPVQGSTKRFRKTSYGINDHLATEFSPWGAIDPARLTNRMSRIRNPAATVHTLCMTETGDFAGADHVHVEEWGDSPGAYAIASTQVQTNAAAGKVGAGDAVSPWGFADGHVSTDSFASLYFNASFNHFDPSVSFKPQSSWQKK; encoded by the coding sequence ATGCGCACTCCTCGAGTTCGCCGATTTTTCAGCGGCTTCACGCTTGTTGAATTGCTGGTGGTGATCGCCGTGCTGGCCATCCTGATCGGACTGCTGGTTCCATCGATCAACGGGGTGATGAAATCCTCCCGCGTCACAAAAAGTCTGTCGCAGATCCGCAGCTTGGAGCTCGCGCATCTGGCCTACGCGGAGGCCAACAAGGGCTATCTCGCCGATGCTCGTCTGCCGCACGGCGGCGGAGATCAGGGCATTGGCGAGAGTTTCGTGACCACGCTCCAGCCCTATTTCGAACAGACGGCCGCGATCAAAAGTCCGCTGGATCAAAGCCCGAACTGGTCCGTGGCCGACGGCGGCCAGGGCATTCCGGTGCAGGGATCGACCAAGCGATTCCGCAAGACGAGCTACGGAATCAACGATCACTTGGCAACGGAGTTTTCGCCGTGGGGCGCCATCGATCCTGCGCGCCTGACCAACCGGATGTCACGCATCAGGAATCCGGCGGCGACCGTGCACACTCTTTGCATGACCGAGACCGGCGACTTCGCCGGGGCGGACCACGTCCACGTCGAGGAGTGGGGCGACAGCCCCGGCGCCTACGCCATCGCCTCCACGCAGGTGCAGACCAACGCCGCCGCCGGCAAGGTCGGCGCCGGCGACGCCGTCAGCCCGTGGGGGTTTGCCGACGGGCATGTTTCAACGGATTCATTCGCTTCGCTTTACTTCAATGCATCGTTCAATCATTTCGATCCCTCCGTCTCCTTCAAGCCACAATCTTCGTGGCAGAAAAAGTAA
- a CDS encoding ABC transporter permease — translation MKNLLRVALPPIFTALALLLAWEVAVRVFHPAAYLLPSPFMILNAACGESHQLMRATLSTAASAGLGFLIAAILGMAFASLLGQSRFLQRGLYPLASLFQMVPLVAIAPLLVIWLGYGLKATMASAAIVAVFPVLANTLDGLRSTDPALQELFSIYHARRFTRWWKLELPSAAPGIFTGLRIAAGLAVIGTVVGEFVSGYAGEDAPLGMVVLAAMRSARTDLVFAAVALSAMVGFLLFGIVSLIGWLSLRKWHASTLSR, via the coding sequence ATGAAAAATCTTCTTCGCGTGGCGCTGCCCCCGATCTTCACGGCATTGGCGCTGCTGCTGGCGTGGGAAGTCGCGGTGCGGGTGTTTCACCCTGCGGCCTACCTGCTGCCTTCACCGTTCATGATTCTCAACGCCGCGTGCGGTGAATCGCACCAGCTCATGCGCGCCACGCTGTCGACCGCGGCCAGCGCCGGCCTCGGATTCCTGATCGCGGCAATCCTGGGCATGGCCTTTGCGAGCCTGCTGGGTCAGAGCCGCTTCCTCCAGCGCGGCCTCTATCCGCTGGCGTCGCTTTTTCAGATGGTGCCACTGGTGGCCATTGCGCCGCTGCTGGTGATCTGGCTGGGCTACGGCCTGAAGGCCACCATGGCCAGCGCCGCCATCGTCGCGGTCTTTCCGGTGCTGGCCAACACGCTCGACGGCCTGCGCTCGACCGATCCCGCGCTGCAGGAATTGTTCTCGATCTATCACGCCCGGCGATTTACGCGCTGGTGGAAGCTGGAACTGCCCAGCGCCGCGCCCGGCATCTTCACGGGCCTGCGCATCGCGGCAGGGCTGGCCGTGATCGGCACGGTGGTGGGAGAATTCGTCTCGGGTTATGCCGGAGAGGACGCGCCTCTGGGCATGGTGGTGCTGGCGGCGATGCGCAGCGCTCGCACCGACCTGGTCTTCGCCGCCGTCGCCTTGTCGGCGATGGTCGGCTTTCTGCTCTTCGGCATCGTGAGCCTGATTGGATGGCTCTCGCTTCGAAAGTGGCATGCGTCTACGCTCTCGCGATGA
- a CDS encoding ABC transporter substrate-binding protein — MKYFACARCLLAILCLVVTACDDKSAPTTAAGNRKIRLQLNWVPEPEFGGIYAAEQDGLFKAEGLEVEIIKGASGTSVPQLIAQGACEAGVVSGDQVLTLREQGGDIVATYSIFERSPMGFMVRQACSADSLEKVWKGSGTIALEPGMPFLKWLEKTYGPSTRKMIPYGGSLVVFQNDPETASQCFVTAEPVEMDLKKIPVKVFDIAESGYDPLTAVVCSSSSWLQANRESAEKLARAMRAGWTHYMNDPAKYNPAIARLNPSMTLEAMNIAAERMRKYVLGPWTLAHGLGSMDPQRWKTMVSQMQTLGQLTKSVAPAEVMLELLPAEPYASSAGASQSPATK, encoded by the coding sequence ATGAAATACTTCGCGTGCGCTCGATGCCTCCTCGCGATCCTCTGCCTCGTCGTGACCGCATGCGACGATAAGAGCGCGCCGACCACTGCCGCGGGCAACCGCAAGATCCGGCTGCAATTGAACTGGGTGCCGGAGCCGGAGTTCGGCGGCATCTATGCGGCGGAACAAGACGGGTTGTTCAAGGCCGAGGGTCTCGAGGTTGAGATCATCAAGGGGGCGTCCGGCACCAGCGTGCCGCAGCTGATCGCGCAGGGTGCGTGCGAGGCGGGCGTGGTGAGCGGCGACCAGGTGCTGACGCTGCGCGAGCAGGGCGGCGACATCGTGGCGACCTACTCCATCTTCGAGCGCTCTCCGATGGGATTCATGGTGCGGCAGGCGTGCAGCGCCGACAGCCTGGAGAAAGTGTGGAAGGGTTCCGGCACCATCGCCCTGGAGCCGGGCATGCCCTTCCTGAAGTGGCTCGAGAAAACCTACGGTCCTTCGACGCGGAAAATGATTCCCTACGGCGGCTCACTCGTCGTCTTCCAGAACGATCCGGAGACGGCGTCGCAGTGCTTCGTCACCGCCGAACCGGTGGAGATGGATCTGAAGAAGATTCCGGTGAAGGTTTTCGACATCGCGGAGAGCGGCTACGACCCCTTGACCGCGGTGGTCTGCAGTTCCAGCTCCTGGTTGCAGGCGAACCGCGAGAGCGCGGAAAAACTGGCGCGGGCCATGCGGGCGGGGTGGACCCACTACATGAACGATCCCGCGAAATACAACCCCGCCATCGCCAGGCTGAATCCCTCGATGACGCTTGAGGCCATGAACATCGCCGCAGAGCGCATGCGCAAGTATGTGCTGGGGCCTTGGACGCTGGCCCACGGCTTGGGTTCCATGGATCCGCAGCGGTGGAAAACCATGGTGAGCCAGATGCAAACCTTGGGGCAGTTGACCAAGAGCGTGGCGCCCGCAGAAGTGATGTTGGAGCTTCTGCCGGCCGAGCCGTACGCGTCATCAGCAGGCGCATCGCAGTCGCCGGCGACGAAGTGA